Proteins encoded within one genomic window of Oncorhynchus masou masou isolate Uvic2021 chromosome 1, UVic_Omas_1.1, whole genome shotgun sequence:
- the LOC135547204 gene encoding LOW QUALITY PROTEIN: matrix metalloproteinase-15-like (The sequence of the model RefSeq protein was modified relative to this genomic sequence to represent the inferred CDS: deleted 2 bases in 1 codon) produces the protein MASSWVNWICLLWRRTLVPSLLVLWVTCLGTHGGEDDAFNAESWLRMYGYLPQASRQMSTMRSAHILSNAVSDMQRFYGLAVTGAMDHGTVTAMRRPRCGVPDKFGGQIKTNVRRKRYALTGHKWNKSHLTYSIQNYTPKIGEYNSYEAIRRAFKVWQKVTPLTFDEIPYQEIKYGRRKEPDIMIFFASGFHGDSSPFDGEGGFLAHAYFPGPGMGGDTHFDSDEPWTIGNGNLQGNDLFLVAVHELGHALGLEHSNNPMAIMAPFYQWMETDDFQLPEDDLRGIQQIYGQPDGTPTQALPTVTPRRPAQPDPKPPNSPPKSPPNSPPNTPPRSPPNSPPTPHPGPDKPRTTDRPDHYGPNICEGNFDTVTVLRGEMFVFKGRWFWRVRRNRVLDNYPMPIGHFWRGLPGDIDAAYERHDGKFVFFKENKYWLFREANLEPGYPQELTDYGRDIPYDKIETAIWWEPSGFTYFFKGDWYWRFNEQSRAVDKDYPKPISVWVSAVPSSPKGAFLSDDGAYTYFYKGSKYWKFDNHRMKSEPGYPKSILRDFMGCSVDLDPDRDRDTDAGRKVPEVDRPPFNPDAGRDKEKDKERDKDQDRTNDVDYKDEREEETNEVDVVLKIDESETRTMNIIMVTVPLVLVLCILGLIYAIINTLKRKGTPKLLVHCKRSMQDWV, from the exons tcatgGCTGCGGATGTATGGCTACCTACCTCAGGCCAGCAGACAGATGTCCACCATGCGGTCAGCTCACATCCTTTCCAACGCCGTCAGCGACATGCAGCGTTTCTACGGCCTGGCGGTCACCGGGGCCATGGACCACGGCACGGTGAC AGCCATGCGGAGGCCGCGCTGTGGAGTCCCAGACAAGTTTGGGGGTCAGATCAAGACCAACGTTCGGCGCAAACGTTATGCACTCACGGGCCACAAATGGAACAAGAGCCACCTCACCTACAG TATACAGAACTACACACCAAAGATCGGGGAGTACAACTCGTATGAGGCCATCCGTAGGGCCTTCAAGGTGTGGCAGAAGGTGACCCCGCTGACCTTCGATGAGATCCCCTACCAGGAGATCAAATATGGCCGCAGGAAGGAGCCTGACATAATGATCTTCTTTGCCTCGGGTTTCCATGGAGACAGCTCACCCTTCGATGGCGAGGGCGGGTTCCTGGCCCACGCCTACTTCCCTGGTCCTGGTATGGGTGGTGATACTCACTTTGACTCTGATGAGCCGTGGACCATCGGCAATGGGAACTTACAAG gtaatGATTTGTTCCTTGTTGCGGTACATGAGCTGGGCCATGCCCTGGGCCTGGAACACTCCAACAACCCAATGGCCATCATGGCTCCTTTCTACCAGTGGATGGAAACGGACGACTTTCAACTGCCCGAGGATGACCTCAGAGGAATACAACAGATCTATG GTCAGCCAGACGGTACACCCACCCAGGCTCTTCCCACTGTCACTCCTCGCCGGCCAGCCCAGCCAGACCCCAAACCCCCCAACTCTCCCCCCAAGTCACCCCCCAACTCTCCTCCCAACACTCCCCCTAGATCTCCCCCTAACTCTCCCCCAACGCCCCACCCCGGA CCAGACAAGCCCCGCACCACTGACCGCCCAGACCACTACGGCCCAAACATCTGTGAAGGAAACTTCGACACGGTCACCGTGCTCAGGGGAGAGATGTTTGTGTTCAAG GGTCGCTGGTTCTGGAGGGTGCGGAGGAACAGGGTCCTGGACAACTACCCAATGCCCATTGGTCACTTCTGGAGGGGACTGCCTGGGGACATCGATGCAGCCTACGAGAGACACGATGGGAAATTTGTCTTCTTTAAAG AGAACAAGTACTGGTTGTTCAGGGAGGCAAACCTGGAGCCTGGTTACCCCCAGGAGCTGACAGACTACGGCAGGGATATCCCCTATGACAAGATAGAGACAGCCATCTGGTGGGAACCATCAGGTTTCACATACTTCTTCAAAGGAGACTG GTACTGGCGCTTTAACGAACAGTCCCGTGCGGTAGACAAGGACTACCCCAAGCCAATCAGTGTGTGGGTCTCTGCGGTCCCGTCCTCTCCCAAGGGGGCTTTCCTCAGCGATGATGGAG CGTATACATATTTCTACAAGGGATCCAAATACTGGAAGTTTGACAACCACAGGATGAAGAGTGAGCCGGGCTACCCTAAATCCATCCTGAGGGACTTCATGGGCTGCAGTGTGGACctggacccagacagagacagggacaccgACGCAGGCCGCAAGGTCCCCGAAGTGGATCGCCCGCCCTTCAACCCTGACGCAGGCCGGGACAAGGAGAAGGACAAGGAGCGGGACAAGGATCAGGACCGTACCAATGATGTAGACTATAAGgacgagagagaagaggagaccaACGAGGTGGATGTGGTGCTGAAGATCGACGAGAGCGAGACGCGCACTATGAACATCATAATGGTGACAGTACCCCTGGTCCTGGTGCTGTGCATCCTGGGACTGATCTACGCCATCATCAACACACTGAAGAGGAAAGGAACTCCCAAACTGCTGGTCCACTGCAAACGCTCCATGCAGGACTGGGTGTGA